In Cicer arietinum cultivar CDC Frontier isolate Library 1 chromosome 7, Cicar.CDCFrontier_v2.0, whole genome shotgun sequence, a single window of DNA contains:
- the LOC101498549 gene encoding mechanosensitive ion channel protein 10-like: MEKTRSLDQVVLNLDQQQHNPKPPSTMDTETHHENPNHLSNIKTLNRLNFSKPKSRVLEYNHPHLNKLHTSQEDTTQLPSYKVSSDEDEDDDYKWKEEETDEDDDDDDVSHDPKLHNKKRKFRVKWRLVFEWILFLNILTCLVCSLIIKNIKNMHLLGLEIWRWCLMAMVTFSGRLFSGWLVSFTVLIIERNFMLREKVLYFIYGLRNSIRNCLWLSLVLLSYWSVVFDDVQKKNHKFLNKVFQALVAVLVGATIWLVKIVLVKMLASSFHVTTYFDRMKESVFHHYVLDALSGPAMEDCEKILNEHVLKGSKSMPAAGTARWKKKMKNVKRFGSRRIDMEKLKKLSMESSVSAWSVKRLVNYVRYSGLSTISKTVNDFGNGENEISSEWEARSCAQKIFNNVAKPGAKYIEEVDLMRFLKRVEIHTIFPLFEGALETGKISRSSFRNWVIRAYYERKVLAQSLNDTKTAVQQLHKLASGVVSVIIIIVTLLVMEVATLKIILFCITQTVLIGVAFQGTCKTVLEAIIFVFIMHPFDIGDRCVIDGIQMIVEEMNILTTVFLRYDNEKIYYPNAVLLSKPISNFYRSPEMCDAIDFTIDVSTPIETIIALKKSIQMYIESKPKYWNPKHSVMAKQIDNVHTLKLCLCVQHTINHQNYGERSTRISELLLELKKIFEVHGIKYHLLPQEIHLTQMNVGNGRVLF, translated from the exons ATGGAGAAAACAAGATCCTTAGATCAAGTTGTTCTCAACCTTGACCAACAACAACACAACCCTAAACCACCTTCCACCATGGACACCGAAACTCATCATGAAAATCCCAACCACCTCTCAAATATTAAAACTCTAAACCGTCTCAACTTCTCCAAACCCAAATCAAGAGTCCTTGAATACAACCATCCACATCTCAACAAACTACATACCTCCCAAGAAGACACTACTCAATTACCATCCTATAAGGTCTCTTCCGACGAGGACGAAGACGACGACTATAAATGGAAGGAAGAAGAAACCGATGAAGACGACGACGACGACGATGTTTCCCACGATCCAAAGTTacataacaaaaaaagaaaatttagggTTAAATGGAGGCTAGTTTTTGAATGGATACtatttttaaacatattaaCATGTTTGGTTTGTTCTCtcataataaaaaacataaaaaacatgCATTTATTAGGGTTAGAGATTTGGAGGTGGTGTTTAATGGCAATGGTAACATTTAGTGGGCGTTTATTTTCGGGTTGGTTAGTTAGTTTCACCGTTTTAATCATCGAAAGAAATTTCATGCTAAGagaaaaagttttatattttatctacgGTTTAAGAAATAGTATACGTAATTGTTTATGGTTAAGTCTTGTTTTACTCTCTTATTGGAGTGTTGTTTTTGATGATGTCCAAAAGAAAAACCACAAGTTCCTTAACAAAGTGTTTCAAGCACTTGTTGCGGTTTTAGTTGGTGCAACCATTTGGTTAGTAAAAATTGTTTTAGTCAAAATGTTGGCTTCTTCATTTCATGTGACAACATATTTTGATAGAATGAAAGAGAGTGTTTTTCATCATTATGTTTTGGATGCATTGTCGGGACCAGCAATGGAAGATTGTGAAAAGATATTGAATGAACATGTTTTAAAGGGTTCGAAATCGATGCCGGCGGCCGGAACGGCGAGgtggaagaagaagatgaagaatgtGAAGAGATTTGGTTCAAGGAGGATTGATATGGAGAAGTTGAAGAAACTTAGTATGGAGAGTAGTGTTTCAGCTTGGAGTGTTAAAAGGCTTGTTAATTATGTTAGGTATTCGGGTTTGTCAACTATTTCTAAAACGGTTAATGATTTTGGTAATGGTGAGAATGAGATTAGTAGTGAATGGGAAGCAAGAAGTTGTGCTCAAAAGATTTTCAACAATGTTGCTAAACCGGGTGCCAA GTATATTGAAGAGGTGGATCTGATGAGATTTTTGAAGAGGGTTGAGATACATACCATATTTCCACTCTTTGAAGGTGCTCTTGAAACTGGCAAGATAAGCAGGTCTTCCTTTAGAAATTGGGTG ATTCGAGCTTATTATGAACGAAAAGTTCTAGCACAATCATTGAATGATACGAAAACAGCAGTGCAACAACTTCACAAACTAGCAAGTGGTGTTGTGagtgtaataataataattgtgacCCTTTTGGTGATGGAAGTGGCGACACTAAAGATTATATTGTTCTGTATCACACAAACTGTTTTAATTGGGGTTGCATTCCAAGGCACTTGCAAAACTGTTTTGGAAGCCAtcatctttgtcttcatcatgCACCCTTTTGATATTGGAGACCGATGTGTCATTGATGGTATTCAG ATGATTGTGGAAGAAATGAATATATTGACAACAGTGTTTCTTCGATATGACAATGAGAAAATATACTATCCTAATGCAGTCTTGCTATCCAAGCCAATAAGCAATTTTTATAGAAGTCCAGAGATGTGTGATGCAATTGATTTCACCATCGATGTGTCAACTCCTATTGAGACTATCATTGCTCTCAAGAAATCAATACAAAT gTACATTGAGAGCAAGCCAAAGTACTGGAATCCAAAGCACAGTGTGATGGCAAAACAAATAGATAATGTGCACACATTAAAGCTATGTTTATGTGTTCAACACACCATTAACCATCAAAACTATGGTGAGCGAAGCACTAGGATATCAGAACTCCTATTGGAATTGAAAAAGATATTTGAAGTCCATGGTATCAAGTACCATCTTCTTCCTCAAGAAATTCATCTCACTCAAATGAATGTTGGAAATGGGAGAGTTCTGTTTtaa
- the LOC101498886 gene encoding cyclin-dependent kinase F-4-like isoform X1, with translation MERYKLIKEVGDGTFGSVWRAINKQSGEIVAIKKMKKKYHSWEECVNLREVKSLRKMNHSNIVKLKEVIRESDILYLVFEYMECNLYQLMKKRETLFSDDEVRNWCFQVFQGLAYMHQRGYFHRDLKPENILVTKGIIKISDFGLVREISSQPPYTEYVSTRWYRAPEVLLQSFLYSSKVDMWAMGAIMAELFTLRPLFPGSSEADEIYKICSVIGSPTTESWADGLKLARDINYQFPQLATADLSVLIPSRSDDAIDLIKSLCSWDPCKRPTAAEALQHPFFQSCFYIPPSLRTRPVTRTPPSVGISGAVDRQTVKRYSGALPNSKLTNNFSSMKLHPSLAPAVQRKLDMAKEDGIKNKKSTKTTQQSKYQPPGKASPSKHFCQCSWFIIIVVTFIV, from the exons ATGGAGAG GTACAAATTAATTAAGGAAGTTGGTGATGGAACATTTGGGAGTGTTTGGAGAGCCATTAATAAGCAAAGCGGTGAAATT GTTGCAATcaagaaaatgaagaagaaatatCACTCTTGGGAGGAGTGTGTAAACTTGAGAGAAGTTAAG TCATTACGAAAAATGAATCACTCAAATATTGTTAAGCTGAAGGAAGTTATTCGAGAAAGTGACATTCTGTACCTTGTTTTTGAGTACATG GAATGTAACCTTTACCAACTTATGAAAAAAAGGGAAACGCTGTTTTCTGATGATGAAGTTAGAAACTGGTGTTTTCAAGTTTTCCAAGGTCTTGCGTACATGCACCAGCGTGGATACTTTCATCGTGATCTAAAGCCTG AAAACATACTGGTCACCAAGGGTATCATCAAAATTTCTGATTTCGGCCTAGTGCGAGAGATCAGCTCACAACCACCGTATACTGAGTATGTCTCCACACGGTG GTATCGTGCTCCTGAAGTCCTGCTTCAGTCTTTCCTTTATAGCTCCAAAGTTG ACATGTGGGCAATGGGGGCTATTATGGCTGAGTTGTTCACTCTCCGTCCACTATTTCCGGGTAGCAG TGAAGCAGATGAGATATACAAAATATGCAGTGTGATAGGTAGTCCAACAACTGAATCTTGGGCAGATGGACTCAAACTTGCTAGGGATATCAACTATCAATTTCCACAG CTAGCTACTGCTGATCTCTCTGTACTGATTCCGTCCAGAAGCGATGATGCAATCGACCTTATCAAA TCACTTTGTTCATGGGATCCCTGCAAGAGACCTACTGCAGCAGAGGCCCTTCAGCATCCTTTCTTCCAG AGCTGCTTTTACATCCCTCCATCGCTTCGCACCAGACCTGTAACCAGAACTCCTCCATctg TTGGAATAAGTGGAGCAGTGGATCGGCAAACTGTCAAGAGATATTCTGGTGCATTGCCTAATTCGAAACTCACCAATAATTTTTCTTCCATGAAATTACACCCTTCTTTAGCTCCAG CTGTGCAACGGAAGCTGGATATGGCAAAAGAG GATggaattaaaaataagaaatcgACGAAGACCACTCAACAATCAAAGTATCAACCACCAGGGAAAGCCAGCCCGAGTAAGCACTTTTGTCAATGTTCTtggtttattattattgtagttACTTTTATTGTGTGA
- the LOC101498886 gene encoding cyclin-dependent kinase F-4-like isoform X2, translating to MERYKLIKEVGDGTFGSVWRAINKQSGEIVAIKKMKKKYHSWEECVNLREVKECNLYQLMKKRETLFSDDEVRNWCFQVFQGLAYMHQRGYFHRDLKPENILVTKGIIKISDFGLVREISSQPPYTEYVSTRWYRAPEVLLQSFLYSSKVDMWAMGAIMAELFTLRPLFPGSSEADEIYKICSVIGSPTTESWADGLKLARDINYQFPQLATADLSVLIPSRSDDAIDLIKSLCSWDPCKRPTAAEALQHPFFQSCFYIPPSLRTRPVTRTPPSVGISGAVDRQTVKRYSGALPNSKLTNNFSSMKLHPSLAPAVQRKLDMAKEDGIKNKKSTKTTQQSKYQPPGKASPSKHFCQCSWFIIIVVTFIV from the exons ATGGAGAG GTACAAATTAATTAAGGAAGTTGGTGATGGAACATTTGGGAGTGTTTGGAGAGCCATTAATAAGCAAAGCGGTGAAATT GTTGCAATcaagaaaatgaagaagaaatatCACTCTTGGGAGGAGTGTGTAAACTTGAGAGAAGTTAAG GAATGTAACCTTTACCAACTTATGAAAAAAAGGGAAACGCTGTTTTCTGATGATGAAGTTAGAAACTGGTGTTTTCAAGTTTTCCAAGGTCTTGCGTACATGCACCAGCGTGGATACTTTCATCGTGATCTAAAGCCTG AAAACATACTGGTCACCAAGGGTATCATCAAAATTTCTGATTTCGGCCTAGTGCGAGAGATCAGCTCACAACCACCGTATACTGAGTATGTCTCCACACGGTG GTATCGTGCTCCTGAAGTCCTGCTTCAGTCTTTCCTTTATAGCTCCAAAGTTG ACATGTGGGCAATGGGGGCTATTATGGCTGAGTTGTTCACTCTCCGTCCACTATTTCCGGGTAGCAG TGAAGCAGATGAGATATACAAAATATGCAGTGTGATAGGTAGTCCAACAACTGAATCTTGGGCAGATGGACTCAAACTTGCTAGGGATATCAACTATCAATTTCCACAG CTAGCTACTGCTGATCTCTCTGTACTGATTCCGTCCAGAAGCGATGATGCAATCGACCTTATCAAA TCACTTTGTTCATGGGATCCCTGCAAGAGACCTACTGCAGCAGAGGCCCTTCAGCATCCTTTCTTCCAG AGCTGCTTTTACATCCCTCCATCGCTTCGCACCAGACCTGTAACCAGAACTCCTCCATctg TTGGAATAAGTGGAGCAGTGGATCGGCAAACTGTCAAGAGATATTCTGGTGCATTGCCTAATTCGAAACTCACCAATAATTTTTCTTCCATGAAATTACACCCTTCTTTAGCTCCAG CTGTGCAACGGAAGCTGGATATGGCAAAAGAG GATggaattaaaaataagaaatcgACGAAGACCACTCAACAATCAAAGTATCAACCACCAGGGAAAGCCAGCCCGAGTAAGCACTTTTGTCAATGTTCTtggtttattattattgtagttACTTTTATTGTGTGA